The sequence GAAGTATCCTCAATTTCGCACTGTCAAGCTTGCTTTTCCTCGCTGCCACCGTGCAGGCGCAAACCTATACGCACCCCACAACGGGCGTACAGAGCACCTACAATGGTGCCTGTTTGGTATCGACTTGCTCGGGAACCTACTACGACAACGGCGGTGCCGGTGGCAACTACGCCGCCAACGTCAACAATATCTACCGCACGTTTTGCCCCAACACAGCCGGCAGGTGCTTGCGTGCAACGTTCACGAGCTTCTCGATGAACGACACGTATTTCCTCTGTTTTGGCCCCAACAGCTGCTGCGATTACCTTCAAGTACTCAATGGTCCGGCCCAAAACAGCCCTGCCCTGTACAACAACTGCACCGCAAGCCCCGGCACGATCACATCGACCGATCCCAGCGGATGTTTGACATTCCGCTTTGTTTCCGATGGGTCGGTGCAATTGGCAGGTTGGGCAGCAACGCTTTCCTGTGTCGTCTGCGGTGGTGGCCCTCCCGGAAACAACAATTCGGATTGCGCCTTTGCGACACCCGTTTGCAACAACCTCGTCATCAACGACGCATCATCCGGGCCAGGAATTGTGGCCGAAGGCTGCTCGGGATGCAATACCAGCGAAGTGTACACGAATTGGTACCGCATTCAAATCCAAACGAGCGGCACCTTGGCCTTCACCATCGATCCCAACCAGAACTCAGACGACTTTGATCCAGTGGTTTACGGGCCCAATGTCACTTGCGGCGCGCTTGGCTCACCGATTCGTTGCTCCTATGCCGCCTCCGCTGGCAATGGCAATACCGGGTTGGGAAATGGCGCCGGAGATGCCTCTGAAGATGTCGCAGGCGATCAATGGGTTTCCACGCTCAATGTCACCGCCGGCCAAATCTATTATGTGCTCATCAACGGATGGTCGGCTTCCTCGGGCAGCAATGGTTTTGCCTTGAATTGGACCGGAACCGCAAGTTTGAACTGCAGCATCCTCCCTGTCGAATTGCTCGATTTTGCAGGGAACTACGAAAGCGGCATGGTGGATTTGAATTGGAGCGTCGCGGGCGAATTCGGATTGAAGAACTACGTCCTTGAGCGTAAATCGACGGGGAAGGACTGGATCGACTTGGCGGGTTATGCTGCCAATGGCAACCAAAGCACCTACCTTTTCACCGATGCCCGCCCGATGCCCGGCCCCAACCAATACCGCCTGCGCATGATCGAGCAAGACGGCAACATCCAATACAGCCACGAAGTGGAGGTGATGGTCCCCGAAACCCAGCGGTTCACCGTCTGGCCAAATCCTGCCACTGATGAGCTCAATGTCGAGGTTTACGACGAAAATGGCCTCGTTGGGGACCTCGTAGTCGTGGACGAATTGGGACAGGAAGTGATGCGCCGCCATGTACAGTCGGCGAGCAATCTGCCTGTGTATGAGAAATTGGGTTTGGGCGAATTGCCGGCAGGTATCTATTTCTTGCGCTTTGGCAACCAAGTGAAGAGCTTTATGAAGCAA is a genomic window of Bacteroidota bacterium containing:
- a CDS encoding T9SS type A sorting domain-containing protein, which produces MKRSILNFALSSLLFLAATVQAQTYTHPTTGVQSTYNGACLVSTCSGTYYDNGGAGGNYAANVNNIYRTFCPNTAGRCLRATFTSFSMNDTYFLCFGPNSCCDYLQVLNGPAQNSPALYNNCTASPGTITSTDPSGCLTFRFVSDGSVQLAGWAATLSCVVCGGGPPGNNNSDCAFATPVCNNLVINDASSGPGIVAEGCSGCNTSEVYTNWYRIQIQTSGTLAFTIDPNQNSDDFDPVVYGPNVTCGALGSPIRCSYAASAGNGNTGLGNGAGDASEDVAGDQWVSTLNVTAGQIYYVLINGWSASSGSNGFALNWTGTASLNCSILPVELLDFAGNYESGMVDLNWSVAGEFGLKNYVLERKSTGKDWIDLAGYAANGNQSTYLFTDARPMPGPNQYRLRMIEQDGNIQYSHEVEVMVPETQRFTVWPNPATDELNVEVYDENGLVGDLVVVDELGQEVMRRHVQSASNLPVYEKLGLGELPAGIYFLRFGNQVKSFMKQ